In the Colletotrichum higginsianum IMI 349063 chromosome 7 map unlocalized unitig_7, whole genome shotgun sequence genome, one interval contains:
- a CDS encoding Major facilitator superfamily transporter, giving the protein MADATSTAADDAKSRRSDVEHLEQDLQKPHVEADDVQQQHPEIYMQALARYPNDESIDQAEEKRLLRKLDMRILPLLGICYFFYYVDKTTLSYAAIFGLKEGLHLKGEEYSWLSSSFYFGWLVWAIPSNLIMQRCRPAWYLSFNIFMWGALLMAQAAAQNFGGLLALRVLSGAFEAIADPAFMLITSMYYTRSEQPSRIAAWYAWNGVGVAGGGLIGYGIGNIKGALASWRYEFLVVGAFCAFWAIILAVLLPNSPRTIWGFTHDEKLIMIARMRRNQTGIEQRRINWGQIKEAYLDYKTWLFTLLGFMSNVPNGGISNFSTLVIKGLGFGTLETALLGIPQGALVVIWIGLGALANRYLPANSRTIVCALFMLPTIGGALGFLLAPADAYIGRLICFYLTGSYQASFVLSLSLITSNTGGQSKKMIVSGMIWFGACIGNIASPFFYKANQAPSYHLGIGSLLVANCIELALFFVFRYAFIWENKKKERLRAEMRASGNYVADELNATAFTDMTDKENPNFEYVY; this is encoded by the exons ATGGCCGATGCCACGTCCACCGCCGCGGATGACGCCAAGTCCCGCAGGAGCGATGTCGAACACCTCGAACAAGACCTCCAGAAACCCCatgtcgaggccgatgatGTCCAACAGCAACACCCAGAGATCTACATGCAGGCCCTGGCGCGGTACCCGAACGATGAATCGATAGaccaggccgaggagaagcgtCTCCTCCGCAAGCTCGACATGCGCATCCTGCCTCTGCTTGGGATCTGCTACTTCTTCTACTACGTCGACAAGACCACCTT ATCGTACGCCGCAATCTTCGGCCTGAAAGAGGGCCTCCACCTCAAGGGCGAAGAGTACTCGTGgctctcgagctccttctACTTTGGATGGCTCGTCTGGGCCATCCCCTCCAACCTCATCATGCAGCGCTGCCGGCCGGCATGGTACCTCTCTTTCAACATCTTCATGTGGGGAGCCCTGCTCATGGCGCAGGCCGCGGCCCAGAACTTTGGTGGTCTCCTCGCTCTGCGGGTTCTCTCCGGAGCCTTTGAGGCCATTGCGGATCCCGCCTTTATGTTGATCACCTCCATGTACTACACCCGCTCCGAGCAGCCCTCTCGCATCGCGGCGTGGTATGCCTGGAAcggtgttggtgttgccGGTGGTGGCCTCATCG GCTACGGGATCGGAAACATCAAAGGCGCCCTCGCATCCTGGCGCTACGagttcctcgtcgtcggcgccttcTGCGCCTTCTgggccatcatcctcgccgtcctgcTGCCCAACTCGCCCCGGACGATCTGGGGCTTCACCCAcgacgagaagctcatcATGATCGCCCGCATGCGCCGCAACCAGACGGGCATCGAGCAGCGCCGCATCAACTGGGGCCAGATCAAGGAGGCCTACCTCGACTACAAGACCTGGCTCTTCACCCTGCTGGGCTTCATGTCCAACGTGCCCAATGGCGGCATCTCCAACTTCTCCACCCTGGTCATCAAGGGCCTTGGCTTCGGGACGCTCGAGACGGCGCTGCTTGGCATCCCCCAGGGCGCCTTGGTCGTCATCTGGATCGGACTTGGTGCCTTGGCGAACAGGTATTTGCCGGCCAACAGCCGCACGATTGTGTGCGCTCTCTTCATGCTGCCCACCATTGGCGGAGCTCTTGGCTTTCTCTTGGCACCGGCTGACGCCTATATCGGCCGGTTGATCTGCTT TTACCTTACTGGCTCTTACCAGGCCTCCTTCGTcctctctctgtccctcATCACCTCCAACACAGGCGGCCAGTCCAAGAAGATGATCGTCTCCGGCATGATCTGGTTCGGCGCCTGCATCGGCAACATCGCGAGCCCCTTCTTCTACAAGGCCAACCAGGCTCCCTCGTACCACCTGGGCATCGGATCGCTCCTGGTCGCCAACTGCATCGAgctcgctctcttcttcgtcttccgcTACGCCTTCATCTgggagaacaagaagaaggagaggctGCGGGCGGAGATGCGGGCGAGCGGCAACTACGTGGCGGACGAGCTCAATGCCACCGCTTTCACCGACATGACAGACAAGGAGAACCCCAACTTTGAGTACGTTTATTAA
- a CDS encoding Prostacyclin synthase yields MHKLLPGIAPSLVAANAYGARTEVIKALETYIRKENDFGDDVPQFTRDRFSAERKFGMSIHDSAKIEVLLATALANVPTLTYWLITHIYNQPELLARIREELLGAVVQDDSTSATELQMTLRLGGIKDRCPLLSSCLQETQRHNIVDSITRTVMKDTAVSDGDRSYLLKAGNSVQMPLSVLHANPNVWGDDADDWVGDRSLKLGYMSSPPPGFHPFGGGKHIW; encoded by the coding sequence ATGCACAAACTCCTGCCCGGTATCGCGCCCTCGctggtcgccgccaacgcgTACGGAGCAAGAACCGAAGTAATCAAGGCTTTGGAAACATACATCAGGAAGGAAAACGACTTCGGAGATGATGTACCCCAGTTCACCAGGGACAGATTCAGCGCCGAGCGAAAGTTCGGCATGTCCATCCACGACAGCGCAAAGATCGAGGTCCTTCTGGCCACCGCTCTTGCAAACGTTCCCACGCTGACGTATTGGCTCATCACCCATATCTACAACCAGCCCGAGCTTCTGGCCAGGATCCGGGAGGAGCTGCTCGGCGCTGTCGTCCAAGACGATTCCACCAGTGCTACGGAGCTCCAGATGACGCTACGCCTCGGCGGAATCAAGGATCGATGTCCACTGCTCTCCTCGTGTCTTCAAGAGACGCAACGGCACAACATTGTCGATAGCATCACCAGAACGGTGATGAAGGACACGGCGGTATCGGACGGTGACCGGTCCTATCTCCTCAAAGCAGGAAATAGTGTCCAAATGCCCCTCAGCGTTCTACACGCCAACCCGAACGTATGGGGggacgatgccgatgatTGGGTCGGTGACAGATCTCTGAAACTGGGCTACATGTCATCTCCGCCGCCTGGTTTTCACCCGTTCGGTGGCGGTAAGCACATCTGGTGA
- a CDS encoding Prostacyclin synthase yields the protein MQLWTDPEFRTAIFRVLYRGLGGQSLADLTTGAVSKAANYFNELPPGQLEVVDFYVWIRKVVATNVMSGFYGDLSPFSEPRVLQSFW from the coding sequence ATGCAGCTGTGGACTGATCCCGAGTTCCGCACCGCCATTTTTAGAGTCCTCTACAGAGGCCTCGGTGGACAGTCGCTGGCTGATCTCACCACGGGAGCTGTCAGCAAGGCGGCCAACTATTTCAACGAACTACCGCCGGGCCAGCTGGAAGTGGTTGACTTTTATGTTTGGATCCGCAAAGTCGTGGCCACAAACGTCATGAGTGGCTTTTACGGGGATCTGAGCCCGTTCAGTGAACCAAGAGTCTTGCAAAGTTTCTGGTAA